The Tardiphaga alba genome includes a window with the following:
- the moaD gene encoding molybdopterin converting factor subunit 1, producing MKVLYFAWVRERIGKAEEVIDPPSAVQTVGDLIGWLTTRGEEYAHAFETPKVIRTAIDQMHVRPDAAIAGAREIAFFPPMTGG from the coding sequence ATGAAGGTCCTCTATTTCGCATGGGTGCGCGAGCGCATCGGCAAGGCCGAGGAAGTCATCGACCCGCCTTCTGCCGTTCAAACGGTTGGAGACTTGATTGGCTGGTTGACGACGCGGGGCGAGGAATACGCCCACGCGTTCGAAACCCCCAAAGTGATCCGCACGGCGATCGATCAGATGCATGTGCGGCCGGATGCTGCCATTGCCGGCGCCCGCGAGATCGCATTCTTCCCGCCCATGACCGGCGGCTGA
- a CDS encoding type III secretion system chaperone family protein, with amino-acid sequence MSLLEGTLDSRANPLAVVEDIAADHNWAFERSGEDEVTIVSKGDWTDYQLSFTWMGEIEALHLACAFDMKIPAARRSEVQRLIAAVNEQMWVGHFDIWTSSGMIMYRQAIPLPDGMTATTSQCESMLVSAIHACERYYPAMQFVVWAGKTAEQAMSAAMFDTAGEA; translated from the coding sequence ATGTCACTTCTCGAAGGCACTCTCGATTCACGCGCCAATCCTCTCGCGGTCGTCGAAGATATTGCTGCCGATCACAACTGGGCATTCGAACGCTCCGGCGAAGATGAAGTCACCATTGTGTCCAAGGGTGACTGGACGGACTATCAACTCTCCTTCACCTGGATGGGCGAGATCGAAGCGCTGCATCTCGCTTGCGCCTTCGACATGAAGATTCCGGCCGCGCGTCGCAGCGAAGTGCAGCGCCTCATCGCTGCCGTGAACGAGCAGATGTGGGTCGGCCATTTCGACATCTGGACGTCGTCCGGCATGATCATGTACCGGCAGGCGATCCCGCTGCCGGACGGCATGACGGCAACCACATCGCAATGCGAGTCCATGCTCGTCTCCGCAATCCACGCCTGCGAGCGCTACTATCCGGCGATGCAGTTCGTCGTGTGGGCCGGCAAGACCGCCGAACAGGCGATGAGCGCTGCGATGTTCGACACCGCAGGCGAAGCGTGA
- a CDS encoding response regulator — MILAQAAKKMPVQPADDAPHLLLVDDDRRIRDLLSRFLASEGYRVTTAPSAKEARAKLLGLHFDLLILDVMMPGETGFDLARFIRTSSHVPIVMLTARTESNDRIEGLQIGADDYVSKPFEPRELALRIANILKRAAPAQVEKVEQLQFGPYVYHLARGELRQGDEIIHLTDRERDMLRILAETPGDTVPRGALTGDGTVNERAVDVQINRLRRKIEVDPANPLFLQAVRGIGYRLVASP, encoded by the coding sequence ATGATACTTGCCCAGGCCGCCAAGAAGATGCCGGTGCAGCCGGCCGACGATGCGCCGCATCTCTTGCTGGTGGATGACGATCGCCGCATCCGCGATCTGCTCTCGCGCTTCCTCGCCAGCGAGGGCTATCGCGTGACGACCGCACCGAGCGCGAAGGAAGCGCGGGCAAAGCTGCTCGGGCTGCATTTCGATCTGCTCATTCTCGATGTGATGATGCCCGGCGAGACCGGCTTCGATCTTGCGCGCTTCATCCGCACCTCCTCGCATGTGCCGATCGTGATGCTGACCGCGCGCACGGAGTCGAATGACCGCATCGAAGGCCTGCAGATCGGTGCCGACGACTATGTGTCAAAGCCGTTCGAGCCGCGTGAGCTCGCCCTGCGCATCGCCAACATCCTCAAGCGCGCCGCGCCTGCGCAGGTGGAGAAGGTCGAGCAGCTGCAGTTCGGGCCGTATGTCTATCATCTCGCCCGTGGCGAGCTGCGACAGGGCGACGAGATCATCCATCTCACCGACCGCGAGCGCGACATGCTCCGCATTCTCGCCGAGACGCCGGGCGATACAGTGCCGCGCGGTGCGTTGACCGGCGACGGCACGGTGAACGAACGGGCCGTGGACGTGCAGATCAACCGCCTGCGTCGCAAGATCGAGGTCGATCCGGCCAATCCGCTATTCCTGCAGGCCGTACGCGGTATTGGTTATCGCCTTGTGGCGTCACCATAG
- a CDS encoding MarR family winged helix-turn-helix transcriptional regulator, with amino-acid sequence MADVNFKPAVSRAVEGQAAAAPAPLRWDIIELLFFAYRDFVGDPDHVLDQFGFGRAHHRVVHFVHRYPGLKVADLLDVLRITKQSLGRVLKQLLDEGYIVQKSGEVDRRQRLLFATAKGEALVAQMAGLQTTRIEHALKDFSPSDVAAIKRFLGGMIDRDDPDKVLQVILGTDNGTDK; translated from the coding sequence ATGGCTGACGTAAATTTCAAGCCGGCCGTTTCACGTGCGGTTGAAGGGCAGGCGGCAGCCGCCCCCGCGCCGCTGCGCTGGGACATTATCGAGCTGCTGTTCTTCGCCTATCGCGATTTCGTTGGCGATCCCGATCATGTGCTGGACCAGTTCGGCTTCGGCCGCGCGCATCACCGCGTGGTGCATTTCGTGCACCGCTATCCCGGACTGAAAGTCGCCGATCTCCTCGACGTGCTGCGCATCACGAAGCAGTCGCTGGGGCGGGTGCTGAAGCAATTGCTGGACGAAGGCTATATCGTGCAGAAATCCGGCGAGGTGGATCGCCGCCAACGGCTTCTTTTCGCCACCGCCAAGGGCGAAGCTCTGGTGGCGCAGATGGCCGGATTGCAGACCACACGCATCGAGCATGCGTTGAAGGATTTTTCGCCGAGTGACGTCGCTGCGATCAAGCGCTTTCTCGGCGGCATGATCGATCGTGATGATCCGGACAAGGTGCTGCAGGTGATCCTCGGCACGGATAACGGGACCGACAAATGA
- a CDS encoding ATP-binding protein, producing MSTFDNGMTVLRSASERMSAANRVMGRRFNELMPKGLYARALLIMIVPMVILQSVVAFVFMERHWNTVTRRLSAVVVQDIAALIDVYKTYPQDKDRTQIKAIAQQRLGLVVDFLPLGDMPPPGPKPFFSLLDQTLSVQIGRQIPRPFWIDTVGRSNLVEIRIQLDDTVMRIFAQRSAAYASNSEIFLFWMVGTSSILLIVAILFLRNQIRPILKLADAAESFGKGREVPNFRPRGAREVRRAANSFIEMKARIERAMEQRTAMLAGVSHDLRTILTRFKLELALLEDGPEVEGMRKDIDEMQAMLEAYLAFARGDSGEPAQPTDMSSALEELRSDAERHGHKATVTFHGLPIVTVKPAAFKRCLANLVSNAARHANDIAITGHRDHRYLTVTVDDDGPGIPMAMREEVFKPFLRLDDARNQDEGGTGLGLAIARDIARSHGGDITLADSPMGGLRAVVRVPV from the coding sequence ATGAGCACATTCGACAACGGCATGACCGTGCTGCGTTCCGCCTCCGAGCGTATGTCCGCGGCCAATCGCGTGATGGGGCGGCGCTTCAACGAGCTGATGCCGAAGGGCCTCTATGCCCGCGCGCTGCTGATCATGATCGTGCCGATGGTGATCCTGCAATCGGTGGTCGCCTTCGTGTTCATGGAGCGTCACTGGAATACGGTGACGCGCCGTTTGTCCGCCGTGGTCGTGCAGGACATTGCAGCGCTGATCGATGTCTACAAGACCTATCCGCAGGACAAGGACCGCACCCAGATCAAGGCCATCGCGCAGCAGCGCCTCGGCCTGGTCGTCGATTTCCTGCCGCTCGGCGACATGCCGCCGCCCGGCCCGAAACCGTTTTTCTCGCTGCTCGATCAGACGCTGTCGGTGCAGATCGGCCGACAGATCCCGCGGCCGTTCTGGATCGACACTGTCGGCCGCTCCAATCTCGTCGAGATCCGTATTCAGCTCGATGACACTGTCATGCGCATCTTCGCGCAGCGCAGTGCGGCCTATGCATCGAATTCGGAGATCTTCCTGTTCTGGATGGTCGGCACCTCATCGATCCTGCTGATCGTCGCCATCCTGTTCCTGCGCAATCAGATACGGCCGATCCTGAAGCTTGCCGACGCTGCCGAGAGCTTCGGTAAGGGCCGCGAAGTGCCAAATTTCCGGCCGCGCGGCGCGCGCGAGGTGCGGCGTGCGGCGAATTCCTTCATCGAGATGAAAGCGCGCATCGAGCGCGCCATGGAGCAGCGCACGGCGATGCTCGCCGGCGTGTCGCATGACCTGCGCACCATCCTGACGCGGTTCAAGCTCGAACTCGCGCTGCTCGAGGATGGGCCGGAAGTGGAGGGCATGCGCAAGGATATCGACGAGATGCAGGCCATGCTCGAGGCCTATCTCGCCTTTGCGCGCGGCGACAGCGGCGAGCCCGCCCAGCCGACCGATATGTCATCCGCGCTCGAAGAACTGCGCAGCGATGCCGAGCGCCACGGCCACAAGGCAACGGTCACGTTCCACGGCCTGCCCATCGTCACGGTGAAGCCCGCGGCGTTCAAGCGCTGTCTTGCCAATCTCGTGTCCAATGCCGCGCGCCACGCCAATGACATCGCCATCACCGGTCATCGCGATCATCGCTATCTGACGGTGACGGTCGATGATGACGGGCCGGGCATTCCCATGGCGATGCGCGAGGAAGTTTTCAAACCGTTCCTGCGCCTCGACGATGCGCGCAACCAGGATGAAGGCGGGACGGGTCTCGGCCTTGCCATTGCGCGCGATATCGCGCGCTCCCATGGGGGCGACATCACGCTGGCGGACAGCCCGATGGGCGGACTGCGCGCGGTGGTGCGGGTGCCGGTGTAG
- a CDS encoding GNAT family N-acetyltransferase, protein MSNTPEISVPDAPGEAEHKIVWNALLAYNNDTVGPNNYQPLSILIHDPETGEPAGGIWGKTAFNWCFVELFVVPEKFRGQDIGSKVLKLAEDIARERGCIGLWLDTYWFQARSFYEKQGYEVFGELPDYPRGGPRYFLKKSLV, encoded by the coding sequence GTGAGCAACACGCCTGAGATCAGCGTTCCCGACGCTCCCGGCGAAGCAGAGCATAAGATCGTCTGGAACGCACTGCTCGCCTACAACAACGACACCGTCGGCCCCAACAACTATCAGCCGCTCTCGATCCTGATTCACGATCCCGAGACCGGCGAACCCGCCGGTGGCATCTGGGGCAAGACCGCATTCAACTGGTGCTTCGTCGAACTGTTCGTGGTGCCGGAGAAATTTCGCGGCCAGGACATCGGCAGCAAGGTTCTAAAACTCGCCGAAGACATCGCGCGCGAGCGCGGCTGCATCGGTCTTTGGCTCGATACCTACTGGTTTCAGGCGCGCAGCTTCTACGAGAAGCAGGGCTATGAAGTGTTTGGCGAATTGCCCGACTATCCGCGCGGCGGGCCGCGGTATTTTCTGAAGAAGAGTCTAGTTTAA
- a CDS encoding branched-chain amino acid aminotransferase — protein MGVSFDKVDGAIWLDFDIHHSHHAVPEAERVAKLKDPGFGRVFTDHMATVRYSQDKGWHSARIEARSNFQLDPAAAVLHYAQEIFEGLKAYVREDGGVNLFRPDANAKRFWNSATRMAMAPLPEPVFIEAVEQLVRIDRAWIPGGEGSLYLRPFMIANETFLGVKPSSEYIFGVIASPVGSYFKGGPAPVSIYASENYTRAAVGGTGAVKCGGNYAASLRAQAEAMDHGCDQVVFLDAVERKYIEELGGMNVFFVFEDGSLSTPPLGTILPGITRDSIIALAKSAGVTVREELYSLDQWRADAASGKLKEAFACGTAAVISPIGKVRTTSGEFLINGGEAGKVAMGLRKQLVDIQYGRAPDPQNWIRKVF, from the coding sequence ATGGGCGTTTCATTCGACAAGGTCGATGGCGCAATCTGGCTGGATTTCGATATCCACCACAGCCACCACGCCGTTCCCGAGGCGGAGCGCGTGGCAAAGCTCAAGGACCCCGGCTTCGGTCGTGTATTTACCGACCACATGGCCACCGTGCGCTACAGCCAGGACAAGGGCTGGCACAGCGCGCGCATCGAGGCGCGTTCGAACTTCCAGCTCGATCCCGCGGCGGCCGTCCTGCACTACGCACAGGAAATCTTCGAGGGCCTGAAGGCCTATGTCCGCGAGGATGGCGGCGTGAACCTGTTCCGCCCCGATGCGAACGCCAAGCGGTTCTGGAATTCGGCCACGCGCATGGCGATGGCGCCGCTGCCCGAGCCGGTCTTCATCGAAGCCGTCGAGCAGCTCGTCCGCATCGACCGCGCCTGGATCCCGGGTGGTGAAGGCAGCCTCTATCTGCGCCCGTTCATGATCGCCAACGAGACGTTCTTGGGCGTGAAGCCGTCGTCGGAATACATTTTCGGCGTCATCGCGTCGCCGGTCGGCTCTTACTTCAAGGGCGGCCCGGCTCCGGTCTCGATCTACGCATCGGAGAACTACACCCGCGCAGCCGTCGGCGGCACCGGCGCCGTGAAGTGCGGCGGCAACTACGCCGCCAGCCTGCGCGCCCAGGCCGAGGCGATGGATCACGGCTGCGATCAGGTCGTGTTCCTGGATGCGGTCGAGCGCAAATACATCGAAGAACTCGGCGGCATGAACGTGTTCTTCGTGTTCGAGGACGGCTCGCTCTCGACGCCGCCGCTCGGCACGATCCTGCCCGGCATCACCCGCGATTCCATCATCGCGCTCGCCAAGTCTGCCGGCGTGACCGTGCGCGAAGAACTGTACTCGCTGGATCAGTGGCGCGCGGATGCCGCCAGCGGCAAGCTGAAGGAAGCCTTCGCCTGCGGCACCGCCGCGGTCATCTCGCCGATCGGCAAGGTCCGCACTACCTCGGGTGAGTTCCTGATCAATGGCGGCGAAGCCGGCAAGGTCGCCATGGGCCTGCGCAAGCAGCTCGTGGATATCCAGTACGGCCGCGCACCAGATCCGCAGAACTGGATCCGCAAGGTGTTTTGA
- the prmB gene encoding 50S ribosomal protein L3 N(5)-glutamine methyltransferase, translating to MAKKTVKTAAKKAAKTPAKKTTATKSKTSAKAKASVKKLAAATLPKVSAGELVTLLDYVRYATSRFIEAKLAFAHGTTDPVSEAAFIVCELLHLHPDQFESFAMARVTAAEGRKILDVIHRRVTTRKPAAYLVNKIYMRGLPFYVDERTIVPRSFIGELLDTHFAGDDGEGASLIDDPMDVESVLDLCTGSGCIAILAAQSFPNAQVDAVDLSPAALAVAMRNVIDYGLDERLTLYKGDLFAPLGDTTYDLIITNPPYVDAQGMADLPDECLAEPSMAFDGGIDGLDIVRKIIDQAGAHLNPHGGLLCEVGRGRANVDEAFPDLPLIWLDTEDSEGEVFWVSAAALQGRGGI from the coding sequence ATGGCAAAGAAGACTGTGAAGACGGCCGCGAAGAAGGCGGCCAAGACGCCTGCAAAGAAGACGACGGCAACCAAGTCGAAGACGTCAGCCAAAGCGAAGGCCTCGGTGAAGAAGCTTGCCGCGGCGACGTTGCCGAAGGTCAGCGCGGGCGAATTGGTCACGCTGCTGGATTACGTGCGCTATGCCACCAGCCGCTTCATCGAGGCAAAGCTGGCTTTCGCGCATGGCACCACCGATCCGGTGTCGGAAGCGGCATTCATCGTCTGTGAACTGCTGCATCTGCATCCCGATCAGTTCGAGAGCTTTGCCATGGCGCGGGTGACCGCTGCCGAGGGCAGGAAGATCCTCGACGTCATCCATCGCCGCGTCACCACGCGGAAGCCCGCGGCCTATCTGGTCAACAAGATCTATATGCGCGGCCTGCCTTTCTATGTGGACGAGCGCACCATCGTGCCGCGCTCCTTCATCGGTGAATTGCTCGATACGCATTTTGCCGGCGATGACGGCGAGGGCGCGTCGCTCATCGACGATCCCATGGACGTCGAGAGCGTGCTCGATCTCTGCACGGGCTCGGGCTGCATCGCGATCCTGGCCGCGCAGTCATTCCCCAATGCGCAGGTCGATGCCGTCGATCTGTCGCCCGCGGCGCTCGCCGTCGCGATGCGCAATGTCATCGACTATGGCCTCGACGAACGGCTGACGCTTTACAAGGGCGACCTGTTCGCGCCGCTCGGCGACACCACCTATGACCTGATCATCACCAACCCGCCTTATGTGGATGCACAGGGCATGGCCGATCTGCCGGATGAATGTCTGGCCGAACCGAGCATGGCTTTCGACGGCGGCATCGACGGTCTCGACATCGTTCGCAAGATCATCGATCAGGCAGGCGCGCATCTCAATCCGCATGGCGGGCTGCTATGCGAGGTCGGCCGCGGCCGCGCCAATGTCGATGAAGCGTTTCCCGACCTGCCGCTGATCTGGCTGGATACGGAAGATTCTGAGGGCGAGGTATTCTGGGTCTCGGCAGCTGCGCTGCAGGGACGCGGAGGGATCTGA
- the pgsA gene encoding CDP-diacylglycerol--glycerol-3-phosphate 3-phosphatidyltransferase, producing the protein MTVTTKRTANSAMSLPNILTMARIAAIPVLVGCIFSQSIMDGPLWLRWVALGVFIGAAVTDFFDGYYARIWNQQSAFGRMLDPIADKLLVASCLLMLAADGIIHGWTLWAAIVILCREILVSGLREYLAALRVSVPVSRIAKWKTTIQLIAIGFLLAGEAGDQVLPFTTQIGLALLWISAIVTIYTGYDYFRSGIHHLIEEDA; encoded by the coding sequence ATGACAGTGACCACCAAACGTACCGCGAATTCCGCGATGTCCCTGCCCAACATCCTGACCATGGCCCGGATCGCCGCGATCCCCGTGCTGGTCGGCTGCATCTTTTCGCAGTCGATCATGGACGGTCCGCTGTGGCTGCGCTGGGTTGCGTTGGGGGTTTTCATCGGCGCTGCGGTCACCGATTTCTTCGACGGCTATTACGCGCGGATCTGGAATCAGCAGTCGGCCTTCGGCCGCATGCTCGATCCGATCGCCGACAAGCTGCTGGTGGCATCCTGCCTGCTGATGCTGGCAGCCGATGGCATCATCCATGGCTGGACCCTGTGGGCGGCCATCGTGATCCTGTGCCGCGAAATCCTGGTGTCGGGCCTGCGCGAATATCTTGCTGCGCTGCGGGTCAGTGTCCCCGTGTCGCGCATTGCCAAGTGGAAGACCACCATCCAGCTGATCGCCATCGGCTTTCTGCTGGCTGGTGAAGCCGGCGATCAGGTGCTTCCGTTCACGACGCAGATCGGCCTCGCGCTGCTATGGATTTCCGCGATCGTCACCATCTATACCGGGTATGATTATTTCCGCTCCGGCATCCATCACCTGATCGAGGAGGATGCATGA
- the proC gene encoding pyrroline-5-carboxylate reductase, with protein MTASPTTSPLSSLNGHIVLAGAGKMGGAMLMGWLAGGLDPKRVVVLDPYLSDEIKALAATGARLNPDISEIGEVAALILAVKPQMFADVGPTLRAIVGDSLVVSIMAGTTIAGISKTCGGRIVRAMPNTPAAIGRGITVAVAASDVAPAQRELTDALLRATGSVEWVEDECLIDAVTAVSGSGPAYVFLLAEEMARAGIAAGLPPELAMKLARETVSGSGELLRQSELDAATLRKNVTSPGGTTAAALNVLMAEDGFEPLLTKAIAAATARSKELAK; from the coding sequence ATGACCGCCTCGCCCACCACGTCTCCCCTCTCCTCCCTCAACGGTCACATCGTCCTCGCCGGCGCCGGCAAGATGGGCGGCGCGATGCTGATGGGTTGGCTGGCCGGCGGGCTGGATCCAAAACGCGTGGTCGTGCTCGATCCCTATCTCTCCGACGAGATCAAGGCGCTTGCCGCCACGGGCGCTCGCCTCAACCCTGATATCAGCGAGATCGGTGAAGTCGCCGCTCTCATCCTGGCCGTGAAACCGCAGATGTTCGCCGATGTCGGCCCGACGCTGCGCGCCATCGTGGGCGACTCGCTGGTCGTCTCGATCATGGCCGGCACCACAATCGCCGGCATCAGCAAAACCTGCGGCGGCAGGATCGTGCGCGCAATGCCGAACACACCTGCAGCCATCGGCCGCGGCATCACCGTGGCGGTCGCGGCGAGCGACGTAGCACCGGCTCAGCGCGAGCTCACCGATGCGTTGCTGCGCGCCACTGGCTCGGTGGAGTGGGTCGAGGACGAATGCCTGATCGATGCCGTCACCGCCGTGTCCGGCTCCGGCCCCGCTTATGTGTTTTTGCTCGCCGAAGAAATGGCCCGCGCGGGCATCGCAGCCGGCCTGCCGCCGGAGCTTGCCATGAAGCTTGCGCGCGAAACCGTGTCAGGCTCGGGCGAATTGCTGCGGCAATCAGAGCTCGATGCAGCGACGCTGCGCAAGAATGTCACCTCGCCCGGCGGCACGACGGCGGCAGCACTGAATGTGCTGATGGCGGAGGATGGCTTCGAGCCGCTGCTGACAAAGGCGATCGCTGCTGCGACGGCGCGGTCGAAAGAGCTGGCGAAATAG
- a CDS encoding molybdenum cofactor biosynthesis protein MoaE encodes MTSNVTVRIQESDFDIAGEISALTASRTDIGAVVTFSGICRGGEGSDATTALTLEHYPGMAEAEIGRHAEEAMTRWPLTGVTVVHRTGRILPGDNIMVVLTASAHRQAAFQAAEFLMDYLKAHAPFWKREETAGGTDWVAAKTDDDDAAARWDK; translated from the coding sequence ATGACCAGTAATGTGACTGTCCGCATCCAGGAGTCCGATTTCGACATTGCGGGCGAGATCTCCGCGCTGACCGCAAGCCGCACCGATATCGGCGCGGTCGTCACCTTCAGCGGCATCTGCCGCGGCGGCGAGGGCAGCGATGCGACGACGGCGCTGACGCTCGAACACTATCCGGGCATGGCCGAGGCCGAGATCGGTCGCCATGCCGAAGAGGCCATGACGCGCTGGCCGCTGACGGGGGTCACAGTCGTCCACCGCACCGGCCGCATCCTGCCGGGCGACAATATCATGGTGGTGCTGACCGCATCGGCGCATCGCCAGGCAGCGTTTCAGGCCGCCGAATTCCTGATGGACTACCTCAAGGCGCATGCTCCGTTCTGGAAGCGCGAGGAAACCGCCGGTGGCACCGACTGGGTCGCTGCAAAAACCGACGATGACGACGCTGCGGCGCGCTGGGACAAGTGA
- a CDS encoding MATE family efflux transporter, with the protein MTTKNSSLAELRATLALGWPLVLTNLAQIALTTTDVIVLGRVSAEALAASALGVNVYFAILIFAIGIVTATSPMMAEAIGRKLHMVRDVRRTFRQGLWTAVIVSIPAWIVLWHTEDILLLFGQQAQAAADAQTFMRMLQWGFLPALGFIVLRSFVAAVQRPLWALVVTAVAILFNAAANWVLVFGHLGFPAMGLAGSGLATALSNTFLFIIFVAVVLWHPKFRRFQLFGNFWRADWPRFFKVWQIGLPIGATLAFEITVFNAAVFLMGQFGTAAIAAHAIAIQIASISFMVPMGLSQAATVRVGLAKGASDRDGITRAGWTAFVLAVGFMASMSVLLLAAPRLLIGAFIDLGNPANAVVIDTAMSFLFCAAVFQIADGAQSVGAGMLRGLQDTRVPMIIAGVGYWGFGMGLSLLFAFKLGFGGVGIWIGLAAGLAVVAPVMLWRWTQRERLGLVPGYTPVPR; encoded by the coding sequence ATGACGACGAAAAATTCCTCGCTCGCCGAACTCCGCGCCACGCTCGCGCTCGGCTGGCCGCTGGTGCTCACCAATCTCGCGCAGATCGCGCTCACCACCACCGACGTCATCGTGCTCGGCCGTGTCAGCGCGGAGGCACTGGCGGCATCCGCGCTGGGCGTGAATGTCTATTTCGCGATTCTGATTTTCGCGATCGGCATCGTCACCGCGACGTCGCCGATGATGGCGGAAGCGATCGGACGGAAGCTTCATATGGTGCGGGATGTCCGCCGCACGTTTCGGCAGGGTTTGTGGACGGCCGTCATCGTCTCGATCCCGGCCTGGATCGTACTATGGCACACCGAGGACATCCTGCTGCTGTTCGGCCAGCAGGCGCAGGCGGCGGCCGATGCACAGACATTCATGCGGATGCTGCAGTGGGGCTTTCTCCCGGCGCTTGGCTTCATCGTGCTGCGCTCGTTTGTGGCTGCCGTCCAGCGGCCGCTCTGGGCGCTGGTGGTGACGGCGGTCGCCATCCTGTTCAATGCAGCGGCGAACTGGGTGCTGGTGTTCGGCCATCTCGGCTTTCCCGCCATGGGATTGGCCGGGTCGGGGCTCGCAACTGCGCTGTCGAACACGTTCCTGTTCATCATCTTCGTCGCCGTGGTGCTCTGGCATCCAAAGTTTCGGCGCTTTCAGCTGTTCGGTAATTTCTGGCGTGCGGACTGGCCGCGCTTCTTCAAGGTCTGGCAGATCGGCCTGCCCATCGGCGCCACGCTGGCCTTCGAGATCACCGTGTTCAATGCCGCGGTGTTTCTGATGGGGCAGTTCGGCACCGCCGCGATTGCCGCACATGCGATCGCGATCCAGATCGCATCGATCTCCTTCATGGTGCCGATGGGATTGAGTCAGGCCGCGACGGTGCGCGTCGGTCTTGCCAAAGGCGCGTCTGATCGAGACGGCATCACGCGCGCGGGCTGGACGGCCTTCGTGCTGGCGGTCGGCTTCATGGCGTCGATGAGCGTGTTGTTGCTGGCGGCGCCACGGCTGCTGATCGGTGCCTTCATCGATCTCGGCAATCCCGCCAATGCCGTGGTGATCGATACGGCGATGTCGTTCCTGTTCTGCGCGGCGGTGTTCCAGATCGCCGATGGCGCGCAGTCGGTGGGCGCGGGCATGCTGCGCGGATTGCAGGATACGCGCGTGCCGATGATCATCGCCGGTGTGGGGTATTGGGGCTTTGGCATGGGGCTGAGCCTGCTGTTCGCGTTCAAGCTCGGCTTCGGGGGCGTGGGAATCTGGATCGGGCTGGCCGCAGGCCTCGCGGTGGTCGCGCCGGTGATGCTGTGGCGCTGGACGCAAAGGGAGCGGCTGGGGCTGGTGCCGGGTTACACGCCGGTGCCGCGTTGA